ACTTAGCAAAGGGTATTATAGTCTTTGGGAGTTAGTTTTGACTTTGGACCGATCCGTTTTTACCAGGAGATATCGGATAAGGATTATTTTCAGTTTTCCAACTCAGATCGCATATTTCGATGAGATCCGAGGAGACTAGTTCAAGTGGTTAATTGATATTCCTAATTTTTAAGAATGTTTCATACTTTCGTGCATGAGTAAGTTTCTTGAACTAGGGCATATGAGCAAGACTATTTCATTGGATGGTGATAGACTTTTTTGACTTTCGAGCGTTATATTTTTGGCAGACACTAGGTGAGTAAATAATCAAGGAAGAGGAAAGGTAATGGTACCGAGGAGGGCTACAAGGCCGGGAGTGTCGATACCGATGGACTTGAACTTCTCAAGAACGACGGAGATACTCTCGTTGTGGTCGGGAAGGTAAGACTCAAGCATATCAGTCCTGCTCTTACGTCCATCTCTCCTTCCTGTTTTCAAGGGAATATGTGGTCCTCCCACCTACTCAaaatcacacacacacacacacactttaCATAAGATTCACCAAAAAACAACATGCAGTTTCGTAATCAGAGAAATAAACGGCATGAAATTTAACTCACTGCTTCGATGCCTTCTCTTGCGGACAAGACGAGGATGTCGGAACATGAGACAACACCAGGGCACTCCCTCTCGAGAGCTTCTTTAATCTCCTCAATGTATCTAAAGTTTCTCAGACCGAAGCTCCTGTCGTGTTCTTTCTCTCCTAGCTCTCTTCTTGTTGAATCCAGCAAAAGCGACGCATCACATGACTATAtgcaacaaaacaaaacatagtaAATCTTAAGCTCTGTTTCAGTTAAAAAAGCAAACCTATAGCTATATTTTAACACAGAGATCAGTACTTATCCACTAAAATTATCCCAAAAAATATACGAAACTCCACCATgcaaagagagatagagagagtacGGACCTCGACGGCGCAGTCGTGGAAGATGTTACGGAGCCAAGAGAAAGCGGTGTTCTTGTGGCGTTTGTAGAGGAGTTTGACTTGTTCACGGATGATGTCTTCAGCCTGAGGACACGTGTCCTTGTAGAAGTTCATCATCAAGCCTGGCTCCTCCTCCATTACAACTGCTTCAGTTGTTGCAGAGAGTGCCCAAAGGCAAAGCATCGCCACCATCATCGCACCTTTTCCTCccattttttctctctttcgtCTTCTCTCTCACTACACTCTTGAGTTGAGTGGATGAGCAAGCAATGCAGCGTCCTTAAATAAAGGAAAATAgtgttttcttctttatttttcaaacaaaaaaatattttattaatttggaGGTTATAGTAAACTAAGGCAAGTAGGTTAGGTTTTCACGTTTCCACGAATCTATTTATGTCATTGATGATCATCCTGATACTAATAGACCATTAAGCTCTACTTTCTGAATTATTCGTGTTTAACTTTTAGAAATCAAATTATTATCATAAGACTACAATAGTTATTAAGAATATTGTATTGCGTACACTTACTACTACGAAAAATTTGTATGCACtttatacaacaaaaaaaaaagaattttgcaTTCTTTATTGACGGGACAACTGAATTAGTGTAAGTTTAAATTTCAAAGaaacaattaataatattagtttcttaagcaaatatttatgtatgaacGTTGATGTTAAGTTCTTAACTGTTGTCTTATAACCTACTTCGTGGAAATTTACTTGAAATTACCTTACGGTTTATAAACATACATTTTTATGGAAAAATTAAACTGGGTAAGAAATTTAAAACCATTTTGTATTATTAATGCTAGTTGGCTACGTAGTACACAGTGACAGTACCTATGAGAAAATACATAAGTTTGTTGGAGATTTTAAAGTGGATGGCATTTTGGAtaatttgtataatttaaaaggGTGTTTTGGTTAGCTAAACCAATAAGTTTTGGATTTTGGTCTCACTGAGTGCATCACTGGTACTGGTAGGATCACTGGACCCTGTGACAGAAAAAATATCTACTTCTTTTGTCAATACAAAGGGGGCGGCTGTAACAAATGTAATATAAGGGGTGTAATAGctgaaataaaaaaagttaacgGGTTGATTTGCAATTATCCGAAATATACCGCTCCTCTAGATCAGAGAATCTTTCATTTCGATGAAGTCAATGTGGattcttatttattttgcaaCCTCTGTTATTTAATGtaacttagagcatctccattactgaatttatgaggttcacacagattccaaaaaaaaaaatattaaaataatgtatagTGATGAATTTGCCTCCTCCAACTTTCTCCAGTGAATTTGTGTCTTGCGAGTTTATCACTGTTTCGCGGACTGCACGACACGTTGTGACCCGCgattgtttagttttttttttaaatcaaacaaaaaaattaataataaaaaattataaatttgaagaGGAGTTACTAATAGAGATGCTCTTAAAGATTCCAGTTGTATACTTCTTCTctgaaattatttatatttacgaCTAGTTTACTAAATGTAATAATTGTCAGTAAAGACTATAGACTATTAGATTTAATATGTTCATCCATTGTAAAGTCTTTAAATATTGATTGCATCTTGATCCTCGGGATGAGCTATTAATACACGTTCACCACTCCTTACTCTTGacttttttctttcattttttttaagaaaaataatcaaatctataaccgATTACAAGCTGTCTCTTAAATGATTTGCATAGTTTAAACGGGTAAGAAAGTGATTTACCATACTCTTAGACAAGGTATGAGAAGAGAAACTGATAGTAAGAAAGTCAAACAAAACTGAATCTCTAGCAAATTGGTATAGAAGAAGATGAGACTAGCTAGCCAAAGCTTCCACGTTGCAATCTCTCGGGTGCTCccttatttttgtgtgtttaatcaTGTTGGCTTAAACTTGATTTAGGTTACTACTGCATAGACGTTTAGAATAATGTTGCGTATAATTAGGAGTATCACTTTGTTTAAATTAAAGGGCGAAGGTTTACAGTTAaactatataagaaaatattcaaCTTGACGATATTATTATGTGTCAAAAGCTAAAGGCTCCTCAATTATTGTTTGtgaactataatatattttttccattttgaGTTCTGACAGTACATACAGAACTCATTTAGATCAGAatgatttaaaagttaaaactaacCAGCTTTGGAAATACAAAAGAAGTTGAAAAGTAGATAAAACTTGAAGGTAAGTACACCTATCTAAGGAAATTCATATActacatttcaaaaaaaaatttattatactaGGAGAAGTATCGGTGCTTTACCAAGATCACATTATTGTAACCGAAAATTCAGAATTTACCTACATATATTTGAACTTTTTTGTCACCGACGCTTTTGCTCCTATATCCAAGTGTTCGCCAAATGGCACAGTGGAGGGCCCCCCTGTATAGTCGCTCTCTAGCTCAGTGGGCTCCATTTCACATGTGTGCTAAGCACTGATAAACAAGTtctaacaaacaaacaattgGTGTAATTTGTGTAAGATGTGTACATGTTGAACagaacagtttttttttggatcaaaaacAGAACAGTTTCATAACCGGTAATAATGATTAAATTACCGGTTTAAGTATGTGAATCTAATTTCAGTATATGAACTGACACTTTTTACTGTACTCATCCGTGCCGTTGACGTTACATCGACCATGGGGACCTCAAAGATTCAATACAAGACAAAGGGGTGAAAGCGTTAATAATAGTTATTTTTCtcaccaaagttttaaaaagcaaaTTACGGATCATATTCTGAGTTCCCAGAAATAGTGAAGAATATGGAC
The Brassica napus cultivar Da-Ae chromosome A1, Da-Ae, whole genome shotgun sequence DNA segment above includes these coding regions:
- the LOC106347881 gene encoding peroxidase 42, with the translated sequence MGGKGAMMVAMLCLWALSATTEAVVMEEEPGLMMNFYKDTCPQAEDIIREQVKLLYKRHKNTAFSWLRNIFHDCAVESCDASLLLDSTRRELGEKEHDRSFGLRNFRYIEEIKEALERECPGVVSCSDILVLSAREGIEAVGGPHIPLKTGRRDGRKSRTDMLESYLPDHNESISVVLEKFKSIGIDTPGLVALLGSHSVGRTHCVKLVHRLYPEVDPSLNPDHVPHMLHKCPDSIPDPKAVQYVRNDRGTPMVLDNNYYRNILDNKGLLLVDHQLAHDKRTRPIVKKMAKDQAYFFKEFTRAIQILSENNPLTGSKGEIRKQCNLANKIH